From the Quercus lobata isolate SW786 chromosome 6, ValleyOak3.0 Primary Assembly, whole genome shotgun sequence genome, one window contains:
- the LOC115950593 gene encoding photosystem I reaction center subunit II, chloroplastic-like gives MAMATQASLFTPPFSASKSSTLSFTTPKTLKFSAPKRTTIKASTDAPTKKEAPVGFTPPQLDPSTPSPIFGGSTGGLLRKAQVEEFYVITWESGKEQVFEMPTGGAAIMRQGPNLLKLARKEQCLALGSRLRSKYKINYQFYRVFPNGEVQYLHPKDGVYPEKVNPGRQGVGLNLRSIGKNVNPIEVKFTGKQVYDL, from the coding sequence ATGGCTATGGCAACTCAAGCTTCCCTCTTCACCCCACCTTTCTCTGCCTCAAAATCATCAACCTTGTCCTTCACTACTCCTAAGACGCTCAAATTCTCAGCCCCAAAGCGCACAACAATTAAGGCAAGTACAGATGCACCCACAAAGAAAGAGGCACCAGTGGGGTTCACACCACCACAATTGGACCCAAGCACCCCATCACCAATCTTTGGAGGCAGCACTGGAGGGTTGTTACGTAAAGCCCAAGTCGAAGAATTCTATGTGATCACATGGGAATCTGGAAAGGAACAAGTTTTTGAGATGCCAACAGGTGGTGCAGCCATAATGAGGCAAGGTCCTAACTTGCTCAAATTGGCTAGGAAAGAGCAGTGCTTGGCTCTTGGGTCAAGGTTGAGGTCTAAGTACAAGATCAACTACCAGTTTTACAGGGTGTTCCCTAATGGAGAGGTCCAATATTTGCACCCCAAGGATGGAGTCTACCCTGAAAAGGTGAACCCAGGTCGCCAAGGAGTTGGGCTGAACTTAAGGTCAATTGGTAAGAACGTGAACCCAATTGAGGTCAAGTTCACTGGCAAGCAAGTGTATGACTTGTGA
- the LOC115993804 gene encoding probable linoleate 9S-lipoxygenase 5 isoform X2, whose protein sequence is MVKKIIEIFCGKTKKKNIHNHKVGERKKVKGTVVLMKKNVLDFKDIKASFVDRIHELLGKGVSMQLISSVHPDPANVLQGKLGKVAHLEKWVTTITPLTAVETVFTISFDWDESMGVPGAIIVRNHHHSQFYLRTVTLEDVPGHGRVHFVCNSWVYPAHRYKYNRVFFSNKTYLPCQTPELLRKYREEELANLRGNGTGELKEWDRVYDYAYYNDLGSPDKGKDYARPVLGGTKEYPYPRRGRTGRKPTKKDPNSESRLPLISLDIYVPRDERFGHLKFSDFLAYALKSLVQILLPELSSLCDKTINEFDSFHDVIKLYEGGLKLPNGHTVSKIRERIPWELLKELIRNDGERFLKFPMPDVIKEDKSAWRTDEEFGREMLAGVNPVIISRLQEFPPTSNLDPKEYGNQNSAITEEHIEKNLNGLTVDQAIRNNRLFILDHHDALMPYLMRINSTTTKTYATRTLLLLQDNGTLKPLAIELSLPHPQGERHGAVSKVFTPAEEGVEGSVWQLAKAYAAVNDSGYHQLISHWLNTHAVIEPFVIATNRQLSVLHPIHKLLHPHFRDTMNINALARQILINAGGVLERTVFPAKYAMEMSAVLYKNWVFTEQALPNELLKRGMAVPDSRCRHGLRLLIEDYPYAVDGLEIWSAIENWVSEYCFFYYPTDDMVRNDSELQSWWMEIRNEGHGDKKDEPWWPEMKTRAELIQACTIIIWVASALHAAVNFGQYPYAGYLPNRPTVSRRFMPEPGTPEYAELESKPEVAFLKTITAQFQTLLGVSLIEILSRHSTDEIYLGQRDTPEWTSDAEPLAAFEKFGNKLREIEIIINEMNNDQRWRNRVGPVNVPYTLLYPNTSDTTREGGLTGKGIPNSVSI, encoded by the exons ATggtaaagaaaataatagaaatattttGTGGCAAGACCAAGAAGAAGAATATTCACAATCACAAggtgggagagagaaagaaagtaaaagGGACTGTTGTTTTAATGAAGAAGAACGTGTTGGACTTCAAAGATATCAAAGCTTCGTTTGTTGATCGGATTCATGAGTTGTTGGGCAAGGGTGTGTCCATGCAACTCATCAGCTCTGTTCATCCTGACCCAG CAAATGTATTGCAAGGGAAGCTTGGAAAGGTGGCGCATTTGGAGAAATGGGTTACAACAATCACTCCATTAACAGCAGTTGAAACTGTATTCACCATTTCATTTGACTGGGATGAGTCCATGGGTGTTCCTGGGGCCATCATTGTAAGAAACCACCATCACAGCCAGTTTTACCTTAGGACAGTCACCTTAGAAGATGTTCCTGGGCATGGTCGTGTGCATTTCGTTTGCAATTCTTGGGTTTACCCTGCACATCGTTACAAATACAACCGCGTATTCTTCTCAAACAAG ACCTACCTTCCATGTCAAACACCTGAGCTGTTACGCAAGTATAGGGAAGAAGAACTAGCAAATCTGCGTGGAAATGGAACAGGGGAGCTTAAGGAGTGGGACAGAGTCTATGACTATGCTTACTACAATGATTTGGGAAGTCCAGATAAAGGTAAAGATTATGCACGCCCTGTTCTTGGTGGAACAAAGGAGTACCCATATCCCCGAAGAGGAAGAACTGGAcgtaaaccaacaaaaaaag ATCCCAATAGTGAGAGCAGATTGCCACTTATAAGTCTAGACATTTATGTTCCAAGAGATGAGCGGTTTGGCCACTTGAAGTTCTCAGATTTTCTTGCCTATGCACTGAAGTCCCTTGTACAGATATTGCTCCCAGAGCTTTCATCTTTATGTGACAAAACCATTAACGAGTTTGACAGTTTCCACGATGTAATTAAGCTCTATGAAGGGGGGCTTAAGCTACCGAATGGACATACAGTCAGTAAAATTAGGGAACGCATTCCTTGGGAGCTGTTGAAGGAACTCATTCGTAATGATGGTGAGCGATTCCTCAAGTTCCCAATGCCTGATGTGATCAAAG AGGACAAGTCTGCTTGGAGGACTGATGAAGAGTTTGGACGAGAAATGCTTGCTGGAGTCAACCCTGTTATCATCAGCCGCCTCCAA GAATTCCCCCCAACCAGCAATCTAGACCCTAAAGAATATGGGAATCAAAACAGTGCAATAACAGAAGAACACATAGAGAAGAATCTGAATGGGCTGACTGTAGATCAA GCAATTAGAAACAACAGGCTATTTATATTAGATCATCATGATGCACTAATGCCATACCTGATGAGAATAAACTCCACCACCACAAAGACTTATGCCACCAGAACGCTCCTTTTACTGCAAGATAATGGGACACTGAAGCCGTTGGCAATTGAGTTAAGCTTGCCGCATCCACAAGGGGAACGCCATGGTGCTGTCAGTAAAGTTTTCACTCCAGCAGAAGAAGGTGTTGAAGGTTCGGTGTGGCAGCTGGCCAAAGCCTATGCTGCTGTTAATGATTCTGGCTACCACCAGCTTATTAGCCACTG GTTGAACACCCATGCTGTAATAGAGCCATTTGTAATTGCAACAAATAGACAGCTGAGTGTGCTTCATCCGATACATAAGCTTTTGCATCCCCATTTCCGGGACACAATGAATATAAATGCCTTGGCTCGGCAGATCCTCATCAATGCTGGTGGGGTGCTTGAGCGAACAGTCTTCCCAGCAAAATACGCCATGGAGATGTCTGCTGTTTTATATAAGAACTGGGTCTTCACTGAACAGGCATTACCTAATGAACTGCTCAAAAG AGGAATGGCAGTTCCAGACTCACGCTGCCGCCATGGCCTCAGACTTCTGATAGAGGATTATCCCTATGCTGTTGACGGGCTAGAGATCTGGTCAGCAATTGAGAATTGGGTTAGTGAATATTGTTTTTTCTACTATCCAACTGATGATATGGTCCGAAATGATTCTGAACTCCAATCATGGTGGATGGAGATCCGCAATGAGGGGCATGGTGACAAGAAAGATGAGCCATGGTGGCCTGAGATGAAGACACGAGCTGAGCTTATCCAAGCATGCACCATTATCATATGGGTGGCTTCTGCCCTTCATGCAGCTGTGAATTTTGGGCAATACCCTTATGCTGGCTATCTTCCTAATCGCCCAACTGTAAGCCGCCGCTTCATGCCTGAGCCAGGCACCCCTGAGTATGCGGAACTTGAGTCAAAACCTGAAGTAGCCTTCCTGAAAACTATAACAGCACAGTTTCAAACCCTCCTTGGTGTATCACTGATAGAAATTTTGTCCCGGCATTCAACTGATGAGATTTATCTTGGGCAGAGAGATACTCCCGAGTGGACTTCAGATGCTGAACCACTCGCAGCATTTGAGAAATTTGGAAATAAGCTGAgagaaattgaaataataattaatgaaatgaaCAATGACCAGAGATGGAGGAACAGGGTTGGGCCAGTCAATGTACCTTATACCTTGCTCTATCCTAACACCTCCGATACTACTAGAGAGGGCGGGCTCACTGGCAAGGGTATTCCCAACAGCGTCTCCATCTGA
- the LOC115993804 gene encoding probable linoleate 9S-lipoxygenase 5 isoform X1: MASCSSSEMVKKIIEIFCGKTKKKNIHNHKVGERKKVKGTVVLMKKNVLDFKDIKASFVDRIHELLGKGVSMQLISSVHPDPANVLQGKLGKVAHLEKWVTTITPLTAVETVFTISFDWDESMGVPGAIIVRNHHHSQFYLRTVTLEDVPGHGRVHFVCNSWVYPAHRYKYNRVFFSNKTYLPCQTPELLRKYREEELANLRGNGTGELKEWDRVYDYAYYNDLGSPDKGKDYARPVLGGTKEYPYPRRGRTGRKPTKKDPNSESRLPLISLDIYVPRDERFGHLKFSDFLAYALKSLVQILLPELSSLCDKTINEFDSFHDVIKLYEGGLKLPNGHTVSKIRERIPWELLKELIRNDGERFLKFPMPDVIKEDKSAWRTDEEFGREMLAGVNPVIISRLQEFPPTSNLDPKEYGNQNSAITEEHIEKNLNGLTVDQAIRNNRLFILDHHDALMPYLMRINSTTTKTYATRTLLLLQDNGTLKPLAIELSLPHPQGERHGAVSKVFTPAEEGVEGSVWQLAKAYAAVNDSGYHQLISHWLNTHAVIEPFVIATNRQLSVLHPIHKLLHPHFRDTMNINALARQILINAGGVLERTVFPAKYAMEMSAVLYKNWVFTEQALPNELLKRGMAVPDSRCRHGLRLLIEDYPYAVDGLEIWSAIENWVSEYCFFYYPTDDMVRNDSELQSWWMEIRNEGHGDKKDEPWWPEMKTRAELIQACTIIIWVASALHAAVNFGQYPYAGYLPNRPTVSRRFMPEPGTPEYAELESKPEVAFLKTITAQFQTLLGVSLIEILSRHSTDEIYLGQRDTPEWTSDAEPLAAFEKFGNKLREIEIIINEMNNDQRWRNRVGPVNVPYTLLYPNTSDTTREGGLTGKGIPNSVSI, translated from the exons ATGGCTTCTTGTTCCAGTTCAGAGATggtaaagaaaataatagaaatattttGTGGCAAGACCAAGAAGAAGAATATTCACAATCACAAggtgggagagagaaagaaagtaaaagGGACTGTTGTTTTAATGAAGAAGAACGTGTTGGACTTCAAAGATATCAAAGCTTCGTTTGTTGATCGGATTCATGAGTTGTTGGGCAAGGGTGTGTCCATGCAACTCATCAGCTCTGTTCATCCTGACCCAG CAAATGTATTGCAAGGGAAGCTTGGAAAGGTGGCGCATTTGGAGAAATGGGTTACAACAATCACTCCATTAACAGCAGTTGAAACTGTATTCACCATTTCATTTGACTGGGATGAGTCCATGGGTGTTCCTGGGGCCATCATTGTAAGAAACCACCATCACAGCCAGTTTTACCTTAGGACAGTCACCTTAGAAGATGTTCCTGGGCATGGTCGTGTGCATTTCGTTTGCAATTCTTGGGTTTACCCTGCACATCGTTACAAATACAACCGCGTATTCTTCTCAAACAAG ACCTACCTTCCATGTCAAACACCTGAGCTGTTACGCAAGTATAGGGAAGAAGAACTAGCAAATCTGCGTGGAAATGGAACAGGGGAGCTTAAGGAGTGGGACAGAGTCTATGACTATGCTTACTACAATGATTTGGGAAGTCCAGATAAAGGTAAAGATTATGCACGCCCTGTTCTTGGTGGAACAAAGGAGTACCCATATCCCCGAAGAGGAAGAACTGGAcgtaaaccaacaaaaaaag ATCCCAATAGTGAGAGCAGATTGCCACTTATAAGTCTAGACATTTATGTTCCAAGAGATGAGCGGTTTGGCCACTTGAAGTTCTCAGATTTTCTTGCCTATGCACTGAAGTCCCTTGTACAGATATTGCTCCCAGAGCTTTCATCTTTATGTGACAAAACCATTAACGAGTTTGACAGTTTCCACGATGTAATTAAGCTCTATGAAGGGGGGCTTAAGCTACCGAATGGACATACAGTCAGTAAAATTAGGGAACGCATTCCTTGGGAGCTGTTGAAGGAACTCATTCGTAATGATGGTGAGCGATTCCTCAAGTTCCCAATGCCTGATGTGATCAAAG AGGACAAGTCTGCTTGGAGGACTGATGAAGAGTTTGGACGAGAAATGCTTGCTGGAGTCAACCCTGTTATCATCAGCCGCCTCCAA GAATTCCCCCCAACCAGCAATCTAGACCCTAAAGAATATGGGAATCAAAACAGTGCAATAACAGAAGAACACATAGAGAAGAATCTGAATGGGCTGACTGTAGATCAA GCAATTAGAAACAACAGGCTATTTATATTAGATCATCATGATGCACTAATGCCATACCTGATGAGAATAAACTCCACCACCACAAAGACTTATGCCACCAGAACGCTCCTTTTACTGCAAGATAATGGGACACTGAAGCCGTTGGCAATTGAGTTAAGCTTGCCGCATCCACAAGGGGAACGCCATGGTGCTGTCAGTAAAGTTTTCACTCCAGCAGAAGAAGGTGTTGAAGGTTCGGTGTGGCAGCTGGCCAAAGCCTATGCTGCTGTTAATGATTCTGGCTACCACCAGCTTATTAGCCACTG GTTGAACACCCATGCTGTAATAGAGCCATTTGTAATTGCAACAAATAGACAGCTGAGTGTGCTTCATCCGATACATAAGCTTTTGCATCCCCATTTCCGGGACACAATGAATATAAATGCCTTGGCTCGGCAGATCCTCATCAATGCTGGTGGGGTGCTTGAGCGAACAGTCTTCCCAGCAAAATACGCCATGGAGATGTCTGCTGTTTTATATAAGAACTGGGTCTTCACTGAACAGGCATTACCTAATGAACTGCTCAAAAG AGGAATGGCAGTTCCAGACTCACGCTGCCGCCATGGCCTCAGACTTCTGATAGAGGATTATCCCTATGCTGTTGACGGGCTAGAGATCTGGTCAGCAATTGAGAATTGGGTTAGTGAATATTGTTTTTTCTACTATCCAACTGATGATATGGTCCGAAATGATTCTGAACTCCAATCATGGTGGATGGAGATCCGCAATGAGGGGCATGGTGACAAGAAAGATGAGCCATGGTGGCCTGAGATGAAGACACGAGCTGAGCTTATCCAAGCATGCACCATTATCATATGGGTGGCTTCTGCCCTTCATGCAGCTGTGAATTTTGGGCAATACCCTTATGCTGGCTATCTTCCTAATCGCCCAACTGTAAGCCGCCGCTTCATGCCTGAGCCAGGCACCCCTGAGTATGCGGAACTTGAGTCAAAACCTGAAGTAGCCTTCCTGAAAACTATAACAGCACAGTTTCAAACCCTCCTTGGTGTATCACTGATAGAAATTTTGTCCCGGCATTCAACTGATGAGATTTATCTTGGGCAGAGAGATACTCCCGAGTGGACTTCAGATGCTGAACCACTCGCAGCATTTGAGAAATTTGGAAATAAGCTGAgagaaattgaaataataattaatgaaatgaaCAATGACCAGAGATGGAGGAACAGGGTTGGGCCAGTCAATGTACCTTATACCTTGCTCTATCCTAACACCTCCGATACTACTAGAGAGGGCGGGCTCACTGGCAAGGGTATTCCCAACAGCGTCTCCATCTGA